AGCTCGTTTATCCCCAAAAGGATTTAAACCATCCAGGTAGCTTTTGTTTTTTATAAATTCATTTGTTTTTGGCATCGTTACTTTTGGCGGTAGAGTAAGTATCCCTCTTTCTAGTAAGTAAAGGGTAGACAATTTATAAATTTTCTGTGTGACTGAGGTTAGTCCCTCATAAATTTGCATAACTTTGTCATTATAAGCCATATTCATATTAATGGTGTACATGCCCATACTTACTTCTTTTAATACTCGGACAAACATTACATCGAACCCATTATCGAATAACTTAGGAGCTTCTAAATTAACATCTTCCTTTGTATAGCCAATTGGTTTCACCATTCCTTGATCTCTAAATATCTGTTCCATTTGTAATACATAGAAATTTAACTCCTGCCACAAACCACCAAGAATATTTGTGGCTTGTTGGTCATCTGACTTTTCGATAAAGTGTTCCAACATTCTCATAATAAGGGTTTTTTCACCATATGTAAGCCACAATGTTCCAATCTCTGAAGCGCTTATAGGGTTTGTTAATATCAATACCTGTACCTCCTGTTAATGTGTTCAAAATATACAATTATCCTTAATTTACCCAATTTTGTATAAAAATCATTATTTTTACAAAAAAGTTATTTTAATAAAATATTTTCTACAGACCCTGTCCTTTTTTGCATTTCATATATATATATAAGGTGAAAGAAATGGGATCTGAAAAAAGGGAGGATATTAGTATGATCAAAATAACTCATGCCGCAGGACATGCACTTGGCACACCGGGAAAGAGGTCACCTGATGGATATAAAGAATGGCAGGTAACGAGTGAGATTGTGAAGCTTGTGATGTTGGAACTAGGAAATTTTGAAGGTGTCATTCAAAAACGGATTGATGATCCAACTGGGATTAGTGATATTCCGCTAAACAAACGCTGCGAGCTTGTTAATGGCTGGGGAGCAAATGTCCACATTGATTATCATCTGAATGCTTATGGATCTGGTTGGAACAGTGCTAGCGGGACTGAAATATATATGTACACAACAAAGCCAAAAGAGGCAGCTGATCTTGCTGAAAAAATACAAACTAACTTAGTAAAAGTATTAGGATTTCGTAATCGTGGAGTGAAAGCAGCAGATTTCCAAATGATAAGAGAAACGAAAATGACGGCTATATTAATAGAATTCGCCTTTATGACTAACCAAAACGAGGCTATGAAAATGAGAACATCTGAATATCAAAAAAAAGCAGCAAAAGCGGTTGTAGAGGGACTTGTTGCTCAGTATGGACTGAAAAAGAAACCAGAAGTTTCATCAAATGCTATTATGCTTTATCGTGTGCAAGTGGGGGCATTTTCAGATATCGATAACGCAAAGAGCTTAGTAGAAGATTTGAAAGCAAAAGGATATCCAGCAATAATGGTTTAACATAAACGCTATTAATATACTAACTATTAGCAGTCATAAAAAAATTTATTTTACATCTCTTATAAAGAGGTGTTTTTTTTGAGAAAGAAGCTTATTTTTTCTATTATTATATTGGTCCTGTTCGTTTCATTCTATGAAGTGATGGTAAGTGGAAAAACAGTTACCTATATGGGTGAAGATGGGAATTGGCTTATTACGATAAATGCAAAAATAGAAGGACTGAATAGCAGTTATCGAATTGTAGTTAAATATAAAGGTAAAAAAGAGGTCGAAAATCTCAATTTTAATATTCATCCTCATTATGAAAGTGGTTTACCATTATTGAATGAAAATGGATATTATATCTATGAATGTAAGAATGAGTGTACCTACAATGATAAAGAGTCCAAACTGCTTTTATTTATTATTTGGAAGGAAAAGAATCAATCGGTGGAAAACTTGGATTTTATAGATTTGAAAAAAATAAGAAACTAATAGGTCTAAAAGTCTAGTAGGAAGTTATAACATTATATGTAACAGCATATGATTACTGTGCAGGCTATGATTATTCATAGTATTATAGTGTTATGAATGAATTGGAGGTTTTTGTATGGATTTTATTAGTAGAGTAGCTTCAGAATTGAAAGAAATACTCACGGTTTTCCCGCCGCTTAATCTTCCCGAAGGATTGGAGGCAGCTAGACAAGCTCCTGTCATTCCAATTGAAAAATCTGAAAGCGTTAACATTTCGACACTCACTATACCTGGCGGTGATGGACAAGATATGAAGGTTAAGATTTATGAACCTGTATCGAGAAATGCGGAAAAGCTTCCAGCTCTTTTATTTATTCATGGGGGAGGTTACGTATTAGGAGATGCGGATGGCTCTGATGGCGACTGCCAACTCTTTGCTGAAGAAGCAGAGTGTGTTGTCGTATCCGTGGATTACCGCCTTGCTCCTGAGCATCCATATCCTGCGCCATTAGAGGACTGTTATGCTGCTTTGGTATGGATGACCAATGCCGCGGATGAGTTAAAGATTGATGTGTCGCGTGTTGCTGTCGCGGGTCAAAGTGCAGGTGGTGGATTGACCGCGGCATTAAGTTTGTTAGCTCGTGATCGCAAGGGGCCAGCTATCTCTTTCCAAATGCCATTATATCCGATGATTGATGACCGTAATGTTACACCTTCTAGTTACGAAATTACAGACGAACGTGCGATCTGGAATCGTGGAAATAATTTAGCAGGGTGGAGGATGTATTTAGGTGAACATGCAAACGGAGAAATTTCACCCTATGCAGCACCTGCTCGTGCAAAAAATCTTTCTAACCTGCCACCTACCTTTACTTGTGTTGGTCAATTAGATCCGTTCCGTGATGAAACCATTGAATACGTAGCTAAATTGGCGCAGGCAGGAGTTGCTGTTGAATTCCACCTCTATCCTGGTGCTTACCATGGTTTTGAACTTTTAAATCCAACTTCAGAAATAGGGAAACAAGCAAGAAATGAATATGTTCAAGCGTTGAAAAAGGCGTTCCAGCCTCAACCAGAATCGGTCAGTATCTAAAAATAACTCTAGCGCAATGGATTAGTTAATATTCCATTGCGCTTTTTAATTTACATACAAAACATAGAATAATAAAATATATGAATGAGTATTTTATAGAAAGTGAGGATTCCGTTATGATTGTTAAACAAAAAGAATTTACTATCAATGGTTTACGTTATTTTATCAGGTCTGCAATGGAGAAAGATGCGAAGAGCTTATCTGAAGTACGAGTACAGATAGATGGCGAAACAGAAAATTTAGATAGAGAACCAGGCGAGGCTTACATAAATGAAACGGGTTTTAAGAATATGATTAAAGAAGATTCAGAACGGGTCAGCAACTTATTTTTAGTAGCAGAAATTAATGATAGAATTATAGGTTTTTCCAGATGTGAAGGGAACCAATTGAAACGTTCCTCCCATAAAGTAGAGTTTGGTGTTTGTGTATTAAAAGAATATTGGGGATATGGGATAGGAAAAAGGCTTTTAGAAGAATGTGTTCTTTGGGCAGACACCAATGGAATAAAGAAAATGAACTTGAATGTTCTCGAAACGAATGATAAAGCGATAAAGCTGTATCAAATATATGGGTTTGAAGTGGAAGGGACTTTAAAGTATGACAAACTTTTATCCGACGGAAATTTCTACAAT
This Neobacillus sp. YX16 DNA region includes the following protein-coding sequences:
- a CDS encoding DUF3231 family protein, yielding MILTNPISASEIGTLWLTYGEKTLIMRMLEHFIEKSDDQQATNILGGLWQELNFYVLQMEQIFRDQGMVKPIGYTKEDVNLEAPKLFDNGFDVMFVRVLKEVSMGMYTINMNMAYNDKVMQIYEGLTSVTQKIYKLSTLYLLERGILTLPPKVTMPKTNEFIKNKSYLDGLNPFGDKRALNDIELGILHHGIETNNIGLQLITGFAQCAKNKEVKEYFVKGKVLAKKQIKVMQDILLESDVQISATSGGTVTTSTVSPFSDKLMMHCIYLLNGFGLVGNSFGTYFSMRKDISVKSTFLAKDVYFYAQEGIKLKIKNGWFEEPPQMEDRSNIIKGE
- a CDS encoding N-acetylmuramoyl-L-alanine amidase, which translates into the protein MIKITHAAGHALGTPGKRSPDGYKEWQVTSEIVKLVMLELGNFEGVIQKRIDDPTGISDIPLNKRCELVNGWGANVHIDYHLNAYGSGWNSASGTEIYMYTTKPKEAADLAEKIQTNLVKVLGFRNRGVKAADFQMIRETKMTAILIEFAFMTNQNEAMKMRTSEYQKKAAKAVVEGLVAQYGLKKKPEVSSNAIMLYRVQVGAFSDIDNAKSLVEDLKAKGYPAIMV
- a CDS encoding alpha/beta hydrolase produces the protein MDFISRVASELKEILTVFPPLNLPEGLEAARQAPVIPIEKSESVNISTLTIPGGDGQDMKVKIYEPVSRNAEKLPALLFIHGGGYVLGDADGSDGDCQLFAEEAECVVVSVDYRLAPEHPYPAPLEDCYAALVWMTNAADELKIDVSRVAVAGQSAGGGLTAALSLLARDRKGPAISFQMPLYPMIDDRNVTPSSYEITDERAIWNRGNNLAGWRMYLGEHANGEISPYAAPARAKNLSNLPPTFTCVGQLDPFRDETIEYVAKLAQAGVAVEFHLYPGAYHGFELLNPTSEIGKQARNEYVQALKKAFQPQPESVSI
- a CDS encoding GNAT family N-acetyltransferase, coding for MIVKQKEFTINGLRYFIRSAMEKDAKSLSEVRVQIDGETENLDREPGEAYINETGFKNMIKEDSERVSNLFLVAEINDRIIGFSRCEGNQLKRSSHKVEFGVCVLKEYWGYGIGKRLLEECVLWADTNGIKKMNLNVLETNDKAIKLYQIYGFEVEGTLKYDKLLSDGNFYNTVLMGRSNQP